One Coregonus clupeaformis isolate EN_2021a chromosome 21, ASM2061545v1, whole genome shotgun sequence DNA window includes the following coding sequences:
- the LOC121535437 gene encoding succinate dehydrogenase cytochrome b560 subunit, mitochondrial-like isoform X3 produces MALLLSAVPMGTTAKEEMNKFWAKNNKLNRPMSPHITIYQWSMPMMMSITHRGTGVGLSGGISAFALLALVLPGNYPYYLDLIHSLSIGPALLGLAKFGIAFPVSYHTLNGIRHLFWDSGTGFKIPEVYRSGYVVIALSILTSIAAIAYM; encoded by the exons TGCTGTTCCAATGGGAACCACAGCAAAGGAGGAAATGAACAAGTTCTGGGCCAAAAACAACAAATTGAACCGACCCATGTCGCCACATATCACTATCTATCA GTGGTCGATGCCTATGATGAtgtccatcacacacagaggcaCAGGAGTGGGACTCAGCGGAG gtatcTCCGCGTTTGCTCTCTTAGCGTTGGTGTTGCCAGGTAACTACCCATACTACCTTGACCTGATCCACTCCCTGTCCATTGGCCCTGCTCTACTCGGCCTAGCTAAGTTTGGCATTGCCTTCCCTGTGTCCTACCACACCTTGAACGGAATCCGCCATCTG ttctggGATAGCGGTACGGGCTTTAAGATTCCTGAGGTGTACCGCTCGGGCTATGTGGTCATCGCGCTGTCAATACTGACCTCCATTGCTGCCATTGCATACATGTGA
- the LOC121535437 gene encoding succinate dehydrogenase cytochrome b560 subunit, mitochondrial-like isoform X4, translating into MGTTAKEEMNKFWAKNNKLNRPMSPHITIYQWSMPMMMSITHRGTGVGLSGGISAFALLALVLPGNYPYYLDLIHSLSIGPALLGLAKFGIAFPVSYHTLNGIRHLFWDSGTGFKIPEVYRSGYVVIALSILTSIAAIAYM; encoded by the exons ATGGGAACCACAGCAAAGGAGGAAATGAACAAGTTCTGGGCCAAAAACAACAAATTGAACCGACCCATGTCGCCACATATCACTATCTATCA GTGGTCGATGCCTATGATGAtgtccatcacacacagaggcaCAGGAGTGGGACTCAGCGGAG gtatcTCCGCGTTTGCTCTCTTAGCGTTGGTGTTGCCAGGTAACTACCCATACTACCTTGACCTGATCCACTCCCTGTCCATTGGCCCTGCTCTACTCGGCCTAGCTAAGTTTGGCATTGCCTTCCCTGTGTCCTACCACACCTTGAACGGAATCCGCCATCTG ttctggGATAGCGGTACGGGCTTTAAGATTCCTGAGGTGTACCGCTCGGGCTATGTGGTCATCGCGCTGTCAATACTGACCTCCATTGCTGCCATTGCATACATGTGA